A single Defluviitalea saccharophila DNA region contains:
- the coaBC gene encoding bifunctional phosphopantothenoylcysteine decarboxylase/phosphopantothenate--cysteine ligase CoaBC, whose amino-acid sequence MNKKTVILGVTGGIAAYKACEIVSRLIKLNINVQVVMTQSAQEFVRPLVFQSLTNQPVITDMFEKPSTWDIEHISLAQKADLFLIAPATANIIGKVANGIADDMLSTTIMATKAPVVFAPAMNTAMYQNKIVQKNISSLKELGYYFINPSEGRLACGDVGIGKLASVDTIVEEVLQILHSTKMDLKGKNLLITAGPTREPLDPVRYISNYSSGKMGYAIAEAAVKRGANVTLISGPTHLMPPKDCNVIHVTTTEEMYNKVLENFDTCDIVIKAAAPSDYRPKTVLPSKIKKYDHTLSIEFVSNPDILKELGMRKQHQILIGFAAESDRELEYGKEKLEKKNLDMICINNILKDKVGFGHDTNQIEILKKYGEQKTLPLMSKIELSHKILDEVLDLMKHP is encoded by the coding sequence ATGAATAAAAAAACGGTTATATTAGGTGTTACAGGAGGAATAGCGGCATATAAAGCCTGTGAGATAGTCAGTCGTCTGATCAAGCTGAATATAAATGTTCAAGTCGTGATGACTCAATCTGCTCAGGAATTTGTTAGACCTTTAGTATTTCAGTCCCTCACGAATCAGCCGGTGATAACGGATATGTTCGAAAAACCTTCTACATGGGATATTGAACATATTTCATTAGCGCAGAAAGCAGATTTATTTTTAATTGCTCCTGCAACAGCTAATATAATTGGCAAAGTAGCCAATGGCATAGCGGATGATATGCTTTCTACAACTATTATGGCTACAAAAGCACCCGTAGTTTTTGCTCCTGCAATGAATACAGCAATGTATCAAAACAAAATTGTTCAAAAAAACATAAGCAGCTTAAAGGAATTAGGATATTATTTCATCAATCCTTCAGAAGGCAGACTAGCCTGTGGAGATGTTGGAATAGGCAAATTGGCAAGCGTTGATACGATCGTTGAAGAGGTGCTGCAAATTCTTCATTCAACAAAGATGGACCTTAAAGGCAAGAATTTATTGATTACAGCAGGACCAACGAGGGAACCCCTTGACCCTGTAAGATACATAAGCAATTACAGCAGCGGAAAAATGGGTTATGCCATTGCAGAAGCTGCAGTAAAAAGAGGTGCAAATGTTACATTAATTTCCGGTCCAACCCATCTTATGCCTCCAAAGGATTGCAATGTAATACATGTTACAACGACGGAAGAAATGTACAATAAGGTGCTGGAAAATTTTGATACTTGTGATATTGTGATTAAAGCTGCAGCTCCTAGTGATTATAGACCTAAAACAGTACTGCCTTCAAAGATCAAAAAGTATGATCACACATTATCCATTGAATTCGTTTCCAATCCTGATATATTAAAAGAACTAGGCATGAGAAAACAGCATCAAATATTAATAGGCTTTGCAGCTGAAAGTGATCGTGAATTGGAATATGGAAAAGAAAAATTAGAAAAAAAGAATCTCGATATGATTTGTATCAATAATATCCTTAAGGACAAAGTAGGATTTGGACATGATACGAATCAAATTGAAATTTTGAAAAAGTACGGTGAACAAAAGACTCTTCCCCTTATGAGCAAAATAGAGCTGTCTCATAAAATTTTAGATGAAGTACTGGATTTAATGAAACACCCATAA
- the rpoZ gene encoding DNA-directed RNA polymerase subunit omega, with protein sequence MLQPSYSQLMEKLNQNSSDEDKPIVSSRYSIVIAAAKRARQIIDGDPILVNSKVNKPVSIAVEELYQGKVIVKNKANQMHNTANSENPDDIADADDIIDDDQYNDTEQ encoded by the coding sequence ATGCTTCAACCATCTTATAGTCAATTAATGGAAAAATTAAATCAGAATAGTTCTGATGAAGATAAACCCATAGTTTCCAGCCGTTATTCCATTGTGATTGCAGCGGCAAAAAGAGCCCGTCAAATTATAGATGGTGATCCGATTTTAGTCAATTCAAAGGTGAATAAACCTGTTTCAATTGCAGTTGAAGAATTGTATCAAGGAAAAGTTATTGTTAAAAATAAAGCCAATCAAATGCATAATACAGCAAATAGCGAAAATCCAGACGATATTGCTGATGCAGATGATATAATAGATGATGATCAGTATAATGATACTGAACAATAA
- the gmk gene encoding guanylate kinase — protein MNNNKGIIVIISGPSGSGKGTIVKEIIKHDRYALSISVTTRSPRVGEKEGIHYFFKSRQEFEEMIHRGDLIEWAEFCENYYGTPRSYVEKMQSEGKDVILEIEVQGALKVKELNPEAVLIFIVPPSLTELKNRLIGRGTEKEEIIEKRLKRALEELDMINKYDYLVVNDSIHEAANKIHTIVEAEHMKATRNLDLIEKIKKERF, from the coding sequence ATGAATAATAATAAGGGGATTATTGTAATTATTTCTGGGCCTTCAGGATCAGGAAAGGGGACAATTGTAAAAGAAATTATTAAACATGACAGATATGCTTTATCCATCTCAGTCACTACCCGTTCTCCTAGAGTAGGAGAAAAAGAAGGCATTCATTATTTTTTTAAATCAAGACAAGAGTTTGAAGAAATGATTCATAGGGGAGATTTGATTGAGTGGGCAGAATTCTGCGAGAATTATTATGGGACCCCTAGATCCTATGTTGAAAAAATGCAAAGTGAAGGAAAAGACGTCATATTAGAGATAGAAGTTCAAGGTGCCCTTAAAGTAAAAGAGTTAAATCCCGAGGCTGTTTTGATTTTTATTGTTCCTCCCAGTTTAACTGAACTAAAGAATAGGCTTATAGGCCGTGGCACAGAAAAAGAGGAAATTATTGAAAAGCGTCTTAAAAGAGCTTTAGAAGAATTAGATATGATTAATAAATATGACTATTTGGTAGTCAATGACTCGATACATGAAGCTGCAAATAAAATTCATACAATTGTAGAAGCAGAACATATGAAGGCAACCAGAAACTTAGATTTAATAGAGAAAATAAAAAAGGAGAGATTTTAA
- the remA gene encoding extracellular matrix/biofilm regulator RemA codes for MGIKLINIGFGNIVSANRLVAIVSPESAPIKRVIQEARERGMLIDATYGRRTRAVIITDSDHIILSAVQPETVAHRLSFKEQDNLHDDIDE; via the coding sequence ATGGGCATAAAACTGATAAATATTGGGTTTGGAAATATTGTTTCTGCAAATAGGTTAGTAGCAATTGTAAGCCCTGAGTCAGCACCTATTAAGCGTGTGATACAAGAAGCTAGAGAAAGAGGAATGTTAATTGATGCTACATATGGCAGAAGAACTAGGGCAGTCATTATTACAGATAGCGATCATATCATTTTATCTGCCGTACAACCTGAAACAGTAGCCCATAGATTGTCATTTAAAGAACAAGATAATTTGCATGATGATATCGACGAATAA
- a CDS encoding YicC/YloC family endoribonuclease, whose product MIRSMTGYGLGEAVINGKKFTVEIRSVNHRYSDINIRMPRTMNYLEENVKNFLKDKISRGKIDVFISFESTAGDDYEISLNESLAEAYIKVLKTIKEKHDVIDDISVSLVSKFPDVISINKKEDDKDFLWSLLEKALLEACNAFILMREKEGNKLQKDLLEKSVKLEEYLSAIKERSPYLVQDYKIKLEKRLHEILPNHTLDENRIALEVALFADKCSIDEEIVRLDSHITQLRDILTTEDVVGRKLDFLAQEMNREVNTIGSKANDLQITHSVVELKSEIEKIREQIQNLE is encoded by the coding sequence ATGATTCGTAGTATGACAGGATATGGTCTGGGAGAAGCCGTTATAAACGGGAAAAAGTTCACTGTTGAGATACGCTCTGTCAATCATCGCTACAGTGATATTAATATTCGTATGCCTAGAACCATGAATTATTTAGAAGAAAATGTAAAAAATTTTTTGAAAGATAAAATCTCCAGAGGAAAGATTGATGTCTTTATTTCATTTGAAAGTACAGCAGGAGACGACTACGAAATATCCTTGAATGAATCCTTGGCAGAGGCCTATATTAAGGTTTTAAAAACCATCAAAGAAAAACATGATGTTATTGATGATATTTCTGTATCCTTAGTTTCTAAATTTCCCGATGTAATAAGCATCAATAAAAAAGAAGATGATAAAGACTTTTTGTGGAGCTTACTGGAAAAAGCCCTGCTTGAAGCTTGTAACGCTTTTATTTTAATGCGTGAAAAAGAAGGCAATAAGCTTCAAAAGGATCTTTTGGAGAAATCTGTGAAGTTAGAAGAATATTTATCTGCTATCAAAGAGAGAAGTCCTTATTTGGTACAAGACTATAAAATAAAATTAGAAAAAAGACTCCACGAAATTCTTCCTAATCATACTTTGGATGAAAACAGAATCGCATTGGAAGTTGCATTATTTGCAGACAAATGCAGCATAGATGAAGAAATTGTTCGTTTAGACAGTCATATTACTCAACTTAGAGATATATTAACTACTGAAGATGTAGTAGGCAGAAAATTAGATTTCCTGGCTCAAGAAATGAATCGTGAGGTAAATACGATAGGTTCTAAAGCTAATGATCTTCAAATTACTCACTCGGTTGTGGAGTTAAAAAGTGAAATAGAAAAAATAAGAGAACAGATACAAAATCTTGAATAA
- a CDS encoding Rqc2 family fibronectin-binding protein — protein MALDGIVISNIVYEIKQLLLGGRIDKIYQPESDEIIMHARGKGSNFRILLTSHSNHPRLHITNLNKKNPETPPMFCMLLRKHLSGGKIIDVIQPDFERIVEFHIEALNEMGDLCIKKLIIEIMGRHSNIILTDSENRILDSIIHVSKDKSSVREVLPGRIYVRPPSQDKMNPLSVPSNNFGKFLKGTDGTKLQQAIYKSFSGISPVVASEICHRAHLDASLYLEELTDENKTALSNVMHHLFSLIKNNAFTPQIVFHPDTNEPIDFSSIDMTQFIEFKKQKFDSISQVIELFYAEKDNLSRIKQKSTDIHRIIQNNLERCYKKKDLQIQKLKEVSDREYLRVYGELITANIYAISKGMNSFESINFYEEEQPTVIIPLDPTLTPSENAQHYFKQYNKAKRTHLALIEQLKQTEEEIQYLESLLTATESSTDESDINDIRYELKEQGYIKMRHSKKSKSQIKSKPLHYRSGDGFDIYVGKNNRQNDELTLRFALPTDLWFHTKDIPGSHVIIKTQNKEVPQSTIMEAANLAAFYSKAKTSSNVPVDYTQKRYVRKPNGAKPGMVIYDHQNTIYITPDELKIKNLNSKE, from the coding sequence ATGGCATTAGACGGAATAGTTATTTCTAATATTGTTTATGAAATAAAACAGCTTTTATTAGGAGGAAGAATTGATAAAATATATCAGCCGGAATCCGATGAAATCATTATGCACGCAAGAGGTAAAGGAAGCAATTTTCGCATACTGTTGACTTCCCACAGTAATCATCCAAGACTCCATATTACAAATCTCAATAAAAAAAATCCTGAAACCCCTCCAATGTTTTGCATGCTCCTCAGAAAGCATTTATCCGGAGGAAAAATAATAGATGTTATTCAGCCTGATTTTGAAAGAATCGTAGAATTTCATATAGAAGCTTTAAATGAAATGGGAGACTTATGTATTAAAAAACTTATTATTGAAATCATGGGACGGCATAGCAATATCATTTTAACCGACAGCGAAAATCGTATACTTGACAGTATCATACATGTATCTAAGGATAAAAGTTCCGTAAGAGAAGTATTGCCGGGAAGAATTTATGTTAGACCTCCTTCTCAAGATAAAATGAATCCTTTATCGGTTCCCAGCAATAATTTCGGGAAATTTTTGAAAGGTACCGACGGCACAAAGCTTCAGCAGGCTATTTATAAGTCTTTTTCTGGAATAAGTCCTGTGGTTGCTTCTGAAATATGTCATAGAGCCCATCTGGATGCATCCCTCTATTTAGAAGAGTTAACGGATGAGAATAAAACGGCATTATCCAACGTTATGCACCATTTATTTAGTTTAATCAAAAACAATGCTTTTACTCCTCAAATCGTTTTTCATCCAGATACCAATGAACCTATAGATTTTTCATCTATTGATATGACACAATTTATTGAATTCAAAAAGCAAAAATTCGATTCCATCTCTCAAGTTATAGAATTATTTTATGCCGAAAAAGACAATCTCTCTAGAATTAAGCAAAAATCCACTGACATTCACAGAATTATTCAAAACAACCTGGAAAGATGTTATAAGAAAAAAGATTTGCAAATTCAGAAATTAAAAGAGGTGTCTGACAGAGAATATCTTCGAGTGTATGGCGAATTAATCACTGCCAATATATATGCGATTTCAAAGGGTATGAATTCATTTGAGAGCATTAATTTTTATGAGGAAGAACAACCTACAGTGATCATTCCATTAGATCCTACACTTACACCCTCAGAAAACGCTCAGCATTATTTTAAGCAATATAATAAGGCAAAAAGAACGCACTTGGCACTTATAGAACAACTTAAACAAACAGAAGAGGAAATTCAATACCTGGAATCCTTATTAACTGCCACAGAATCCAGTACCGATGAAAGTGATATCAATGATATACGCTATGAGTTAAAAGAACAAGGATATATAAAAATGAGGCATTCAAAAAAGTCAAAATCACAGATTAAGTCAAAGCCTCTTCATTATCGCTCCGGTGACGGATTTGATATTTATGTAGGAAAAAACAATCGCCAAAATGACGAACTTACCCTTCGTTTTGCATTGCCGACAGATTTATGGTTTCATACAAAAGATATTCCAGGCTCTCATGTCATCATAAAAACTCAAAACAAAGAAGTTCCTCAATCCACCATTATGGAAGCGGCAAATCTTGCTGCCTTCTATAGTAAAGCAAAAACTTCAAGCAATGTACCAGTTGACTATACTCAAAAAAGATATGTTAGAAAACCTAATGGTGCAAAACCAGGAATGGTGATTTACGATCATCAAAATACCATTTATATTACTCCCGATGAACTAAAAATTAAAAACCTCAATTCAAAAGAATAA
- a CDS encoding glycosyltransferase family 2 protein, which yields MEKKVSVIIPAYNEEKRIEATIRGLIEPDMEVIGEIIVVDDGSKDQTREKVLRVQSDYVFCISLPQNCGKGAALRKGLEVAKFPIIAFLDGDLGYTSKEVIKLIEPVYYDEADVTIAAFPTPSIKGGFGIVKKVSQKGVKLLTGKSVQNPICGQRVFNKTVLSNIEIPDGFGVEIGMMIDILNQNLRVREIPVLMNHRETKRDISGFIHRGKELIDIVRILAKKYYKHKTIVDRW from the coding sequence TTGGAGAAAAAAGTATCTGTGATTATACCAGCTTATAATGAAGAAAAAAGAATCGAAGCAACTATTAGAGGACTTATAGAACCTGATATGGAAGTGATCGGTGAGATCATTGTTGTTGATGACGGCTCAAAGGATCAAACAAGAGAAAAAGTATTGAGGGTTCAATCCGATTATGTTTTTTGTATTTCTTTACCCCAAAATTGTGGAAAAGGGGCTGCTTTAAGAAAAGGCTTAGAAGTTGCTAAATTCCCTATAATCGCCTTTCTAGATGGGGATTTAGGATACACTTCCAAGGAAGTGATAAAACTCATTGAACCTGTTTATTATGATGAAGCTGATGTCACAATAGCCGCCTTTCCAACTCCCAGCATAAAAGGAGGATTTGGAATAGTAAAAAAGGTCTCTCAAAAAGGTGTAAAACTTTTAACGGGGAAATCTGTACAAAATCCTATCTGCGGTCAAAGGGTATTTAATAAGACTGTTCTTTCAAACATCGAAATACCCGATGGCTTTGGGGTTGAAATAGGTATGATGATTGATATCCTAAATCAAAATTTAAGGGTAAGAGAAATTCCCGTATTAATGAATCATAGGGAAACGAAAAGAGATATTTCTGGGTTTATCCATAGAGGAAAAGAATTAATAGACATTGTTCGTATTTTAGCAAAAAAATATTACAAACATAAAACTATAGTGGATCGATGGTGA
- the steA gene encoding putative cytokinetic ring protein SteA produces the protein MSIVGVAKVDYKTKNLIQRITPNDIAIIDHEDLDYACAYSLASKKVKAVINTSNFISGKYPNRGPHILLDAKIPIYENIDHNVFKYIKENDEIVIKENLLIKNELKIRLKPLTKTQCDTYQQLSQKNIQYEMSSFIDNTLEYMKKEKEQLFLPKENPRLNVNIRNKPVVIVIRGHHYMEDLVRLKHFISQNHPILVGVDGGADGFAEINYTPDIVFGDMDSVSDDTLKNAKNIVVHGYCNGTCPGEERLKKLNLEYEKYFCFGTSEDAAILMTYFMGASLIVTVGSHNNIIDFLEKNRRGMSSTILTRMLTGSKLIDAKGFFRLC, from the coding sequence ATGAGCATTGTAGGTGTTGCAAAAGTAGACTATAAAACAAAAAACTTAATTCAAAGAATCACTCCTAATGATATTGCCATTATTGATCATGAAGATTTAGATTATGCCTGTGCATACAGTTTGGCTTCAAAAAAAGTAAAAGCAGTAATTAATACCTCCAATTTCATATCAGGAAAATATCCCAATAGAGGTCCTCATATTCTTCTTGATGCTAAAATTCCTATCTACGAAAATATTGATCATAATGTGTTTAAATATATAAAGGAAAATGATGAAATCGTCATTAAAGAAAATTTACTGATTAAAAACGAATTAAAGATACGATTGAAGCCTCTTACAAAAACTCAATGTGATACATATCAACAATTATCCCAAAAAAATATACAGTATGAGATGAGCTCTTTTATTGATAATACATTGGAATATATGAAAAAGGAAAAAGAACAGTTATTTTTGCCTAAAGAAAATCCCAGACTTAATGTAAATATACGAAACAAACCTGTAGTTATTGTCATTAGAGGACATCACTACATGGAGGACTTAGTTAGACTTAAGCATTTTATCAGTCAGAATCATCCGATTTTAGTCGGAGTGGACGGAGGAGCAGATGGTTTCGCCGAGATCAATTATACGCCGGATATTGTTTTTGGAGATATGGACAGTGTATCGGATGATACCCTTAAAAATGCTAAAAATATTGTTGTTCATGGATATTGTAACGGGACATGCCCCGGAGAAGAACGTTTGAAAAAGCTGAATCTTGAGTATGAAAAGTATTTTTGCTTTGGAACGAGTGAAGATGCTGCCATATTAATGACCTATTTTATGGGAGCATCATTGATTGTAACCGTGGGAAGCCATAACAATATAATAGATTTCCTGGAGAAAAATCGAAGAGGAATGTCAAGCACTATTTTAACCAGAATGCTGACCGGTTCTAAATTAATCGATGCCAAAGGTTTCTTCAGATTATGCTAG
- the spo0A gene encoding sporulation transcription factor Spo0A has translation MKNNKIQIVLADDNKDFCDILEEYLNKQNDMEVIGTAANGLEACDIILDKKPDVAILDVIMPHLDGIGVLEKLNSISMAKRPLYIMLSAVGQDKITEKALNLGAEYYIIKPFDMETLITRIRQLKGHHEIIKNKSISVNSNKGSFAPSAHSLETEVTNVIHEIGIPAHIKGYQYLRDAIIMAINDMDILNSITKQLYPSIAKNYNTTPSRVERAIRHAIEVAWSRGKMDTIDKLFGYTVNNGKGKPTNSEFIALIADRLRLELQVG, from the coding sequence TTGAAAAATAATAAGATACAAATTGTATTGGCAGATGATAATAAAGACTTTTGTGATATTTTAGAAGAATACTTGAATAAGCAAAACGACATGGAGGTTATTGGAACTGCCGCTAACGGTTTAGAAGCTTGTGATATTATATTAGACAAAAAGCCAGATGTTGCCATTTTAGATGTAATTATGCCCCATTTGGACGGAATAGGCGTATTAGAGAAACTTAACTCTATTTCTATGGCGAAAAGACCTTTGTATATCATGCTTTCGGCAGTTGGTCAGGATAAAATTACTGAAAAGGCATTAAATTTAGGTGCTGAATACTATATAATAAAACCTTTTGATATGGAAACGCTTATTACCCGTATACGCCAGTTAAAGGGACATCATGAAATTATAAAAAATAAGTCCATAAGTGTAAACTCCAATAAAGGCTCCTTTGCTCCTTCCGCTCATAGCCTGGAAACAGAAGTAACCAATGTTATTCATGAAATTGGAATTCCCGCTCATATTAAAGGATATCAGTATCTTAGAGATGCAATCATAATGGCAATTAATGATATGGATATTTTAAATTCTATAACCAAGCAATTATATCCCTCAATCGCTAAGAACTATAATACTACTCCCAGCAGAGTAGAAAGAGCTATTCGTCATGCAATTGAAGTAGCTTGGAGCAGAGGGAAAATGGATACAATTGATAAACTTTTCGGATATACTGTAAATAACGGAAAAGGTAAACCTACTAACAGTGAATTTATAGCACTGATTGCTGATCGTTTGCGATTAGAACTGCAAGTAGGATAA
- the spoIVB gene encoding SpoIVB peptidase: protein MNDRKKTHRKSLRIALLFIFFITFISPFAASFLYIPEEIKLVAGREHEFQFNVPLHANIVSEKQGVLKVNNKPIDEKDIDISLQKPFSIQSDEKGTLDVKLKLLGVLPLKTVKVDVISPMEVVPCGITVGVNVATDGIMVLGTGNVNGVDGKVYEPSKGILESGDLILEVNGKPLENKEQLIDYIENSNEKKLKMKVKREDEIIETSIQPVKSKEDKRFKIGAWVRDQTQGIGTVTYYNPHTKAFGALGHGITDIDTKKLMPIKDGKIMKAEITSIKKGQKGIPGELTGAIYDTEESRIGSVEINTTQGIFGKIETDKSDFLPTDTVPIGLQHEIHEGNAVIRSNISGNKIEEFDVYIQKIAKFNQDASKGMIVKITDPRLLEKTNGIVQGMSGSPILQDGKLIGAVTHVFVQDPTKGYGIFIESMLKKEELME from the coding sequence TTGAATGATAGGAAAAAAACACATCGTAAATCATTAAGAATTGCTCTATTATTTATATTTTTTATTACTTTTATAAGTCCTTTTGCTGCATCATTTTTGTATATTCCTGAAGAAATTAAATTAGTTGCTGGAAGAGAACATGAATTTCAATTCAATGTTCCCCTTCATGCTAATATTGTATCGGAAAAACAGGGCGTCCTTAAAGTAAATAATAAGCCTATCGATGAAAAGGATATCGATATTAGCTTACAGAAGCCCTTTTCTATTCAATCCGATGAAAAAGGCACCCTAGATGTAAAACTTAAGCTTTTAGGCGTTCTTCCTCTAAAAACCGTTAAAGTTGATGTCATTTCTCCCATGGAAGTTGTTCCCTGCGGCATTACTGTTGGGGTAAATGTCGCTACGGATGGCATTATGGTTTTGGGAACCGGTAATGTAAACGGAGTAGATGGAAAGGTATATGAACCCAGTAAAGGAATATTGGAAAGTGGAGATTTGATTTTAGAGGTGAACGGAAAACCATTAGAAAATAAGGAACAGCTCATTGATTATATAGAAAATAGTAATGAAAAAAAACTAAAAATGAAGGTTAAAAGAGAAGATGAAATAATTGAAACAAGTATTCAGCCCGTCAAAAGCAAAGAAGATAAACGGTTTAAAATAGGAGCATGGGTGAGAGATCAAACCCAGGGGATTGGAACAGTCACTTATTATAATCCACATACTAAAGCTTTCGGAGCCTTAGGTCATGGAATAACAGATATTGATACGAAAAAGCTGATGCCAATTAAGGACGGTAAAATTATGAAAGCAGAAATCACTTCCATAAAGAAAGGTCAAAAAGGTATTCCGGGAGAACTTACGGGAGCGATTTATGATACAGAAGAATCCAGAATCGGCAGTGTTGAGATTAACACGACTCAAGGCATTTTTGGCAAGATTGAAACGGATAAAAGCGATTTCCTTCCTACAGACACGGTTCCTATTGGCCTGCAGCATGAAATTCATGAAGGCAATGCAGTCATTCGCTCCAATATTTCTGGGAATAAAATTGAAGAATTTGATGTATATATTCAAAAAATCGCAAAGTTCAACCAAGACGCTTCAAAAGGTATGATAGTAAAAATAACAGATCCCAGATTGCTTGAAAAAACCAACGGTATTGTGCAAGGAATGAGTGGCAGTCCCATTTTACAGGATGGTAAATTAATAGGTGCGGTTACCCATGTTTTTGTACAAGATCCTACAAAAGGTTACGGGATTTTTATTGAAAGTATGCTCAAAAAAGAGGAGCTTATGGAATAA
- the recN gene encoding DNA repair protein RecN, which translates to MLIHIYIKNIALIDEITLDFDECLNILTGETGAGKSILIDSINFALGERTSKEMIRSGENNALVELLFYLRNDEAVDVLKDMGIHLEEDRYLLISRSINQTGRSICRINGQTITLGMLRQVSNMLIDVHGQHQHQSLLDVGKHIELLDEFCKDDLKDYKNLIAQYYKDYKNIEKQMENLLVDEKEKERKIDLLQFQIGEISEAKLKKNEDELLQSQLKILSNSEKLSNGIESIYAFLYDNSFKGSSACDQLGEALKILRDLSNIDSELLPVYENAENILVQLEDLSRDIRNYSKNIEHDPEELQNVENRLDLIYNLKRKYGNTIDEILEYKEKIEDELNFIINSDEKRKQLKKEHLELEKKIIELCKEISDIRKEKAKVIEDNIEKVLHELEMKEAKFSIHFSQKEHFNENGWDQVEFLISTNPGEGLKPLSKIASGGEMSRIMLALKSVLADIDEIDTLIFDEIDTGISGRAAQKVAEKLGYISRKHQVICITHLPQIAAMADQHYRIEKKVEKQKTLSSVQVLDHHQMITELARLTSGASITDITLKNAEEMKRMANELKVNFV; encoded by the coding sequence ATGCTCATTCACATTTATATTAAAAACATAGCATTAATCGATGAAATAACGTTAGATTTTGATGAATGTTTAAATATTTTAACTGGTGAAACCGGCGCAGGTAAGTCTATTTTAATAGATTCCATTAATTTTGCCTTAGGAGAAAGAACTTCTAAAGAAATGATCAGGTCTGGAGAAAATAATGCCCTGGTAGAGCTTCTCTTCTACTTAAGAAATGATGAAGCAGTGGATGTTCTTAAGGATATGGGTATTCATCTTGAAGAAGACAGATATCTTCTAATATCAAGATCCATAAATCAAACGGGAAGAAGTATATGTCGTATTAATGGGCAAACGATCACCCTAGGGATGCTCAGGCAAGTTTCTAATATGCTGATTGATGTTCATGGACAGCATCAACATCAATCTTTATTGGATGTTGGGAAACATATTGAACTATTGGATGAGTTTTGTAAAGATGACCTAAAAGATTATAAAAATCTCATTGCTCAATATTATAAAGACTATAAAAATATTGAAAAACAAATGGAAAATCTCCTGGTAGATGAAAAAGAAAAAGAGCGAAAGATCGATCTCTTACAATTTCAAATTGGTGAAATTTCAGAAGCTAAATTAAAGAAAAATGAAGATGAGCTGCTGCAATCCCAGCTAAAAATATTATCTAATTCCGAAAAACTCAGCAATGGTATAGAGAGCATTTATGCTTTTTTGTATGATAATTCATTTAAGGGCTCTTCTGCCTGCGATCAATTAGGAGAGGCGTTAAAAATCCTAAGAGACTTGTCCAATATAGATTCTGAACTATTACCTGTATATGAAAACGCAGAAAATATTCTCGTTCAATTAGAGGATTTATCAAGAGATATAAGAAATTACAGCAAAAATATTGAACATGACCCCGAAGAACTTCAAAATGTAGAAAATCGCCTAGATTTGATTTATAATTTAAAAAGAAAGTATGGAAATACTATTGATGAAATTCTTGAATATAAGGAAAAAATAGAAGACGAATTAAACTTTATAATAAACAGTGATGAAAAACGAAAACAACTTAAAAAAGAGCATTTGGAATTAGAGAAGAAAATAATCGAACTTTGCAAAGAGATCTCCGATATAAGAAAAGAAAAAGCTAAAGTCATTGAAGACAACATAGAGAAAGTGCTCCATGAGCTGGAAATGAAAGAAGCGAAGTTTTCTATTCATTTTTCACAAAAAGAGCATTTTAACGAAAACGGTTGGGATCAAGTTGAATTCTTAATTTCTACGAATCCCGGAGAAGGTTTAAAACCCCTTTCAAAGATTGCATCCGGCGGAGAAATGTCTCGAATCATGCTTGCTCTAAAAAGTGTTTTGGCAGATATTGATGAAATTGACACCTTGATTTTTGATGAAATAGACACGGGAATTAGTGGAAGAGCAGCACAAAAGGTTGCGGAGAAACTAGGATATATTTCAAGAAAACATCAAGTTATTTGTATTACGCACTTGCCTCAGATAGCTGCTATGGCCGATCAGCATTATAGAATTGAAAAGAAGGTAGAAAAACAAAAGACCCTATCTTCCGTTCAAGTTCTGGATCATCATCAAATGATCACAGAACTCGCCAGATTAACCAGTGGTGCATCTATTACGGATATTACTTTGAAAAATGCTGAAGAAATGAAAAGAATGGCTAATGAACTTAAAGTAAATTTTGTATAA